A portion of the Bacteroides faecium genome contains these proteins:
- a CDS encoding metallophosphoesterase gives MNKSDSECFTLSFPEAKGLVISGDVHGDFNQLVFKLCVQYRVRDTLLIVAGDCGFGFEKRESYENMVRRNVKRMNEANNWIVFVRGNHDNPAYFDGCAFRHKRFVAVPDYAIIQACSHTILCVGGAISIDRQYRMNTWKGKLKYLKAGGNATDALARNIYWKNEAPLYDEKKMGAICSQFTIDTVITHTSPSFCELFTKGNLHHWIQNDDTLLDDVEAERAAMDKLHEQLVRDHHPVSHWFCGHFHQSWHNSIDGILFRMLDIMEFCSMY, from the coding sequence ATGAATAAAAGCGATAGTGAGTGCTTCACACTTTCCTTTCCTGAAGCAAAAGGTCTCGTCATTTCAGGCGATGTGCATGGAGACTTTAATCAGTTGGTTTTTAAGCTCTGTGTGCAATACCGGGTGAGAGACACACTGCTAATTGTAGCTGGTGATTGCGGATTTGGCTTTGAAAAGAGAGAAAGCTATGAGAACATGGTGAGACGGAATGTCAAGCGCATGAATGAAGCCAACAACTGGATTGTGTTTGTGCGTGGAAACCATGATAATCCGGCATATTTTGACGGTTGTGCATTTAGGCATAAACGATTTGTAGCTGTGCCAGACTATGCCATTATTCAAGCTTGCTCTCACACTATACTTTGCGTGGGCGGAGCTATCTCTATTGATCGTCAATACCGCATGAATACATGGAAAGGTAAGTTGAAATACTTAAAAGCAGGAGGTAATGCAACAGATGCTTTAGCAAGGAATATATATTGGAAGAATGAAGCTCCACTCTATGATGAAAAGAAAATGGGAGCTATTTGTTCGCAATTTACTATAGATACGGTGATCACTCACACATCTCCCTCTTTCTGTGAACTATTCACGAAAGGAAATCTTCACCATTGGATACAAAACGATGATACTCTGCTTGATGACGTAGAAGCAGAACGGGCAGCTATGGATAAGCTACACGAACAACTCGTCCGGGATCATCACCCTGTATCACATTGGTTTTGTGGCCACTTCCATCAGAGTTGGCATAACTCAATTGATGGAATATTGTTTCGAATGCTCGACATTATGGAGTTCTGCTCGATGTACTGA
- the mcrC gene encoding 5-methylcytosine-specific restriction endonuclease system specificity protein McrC, producing the protein MTIDKGIFIRNIYYMLTYAFQELKQNNYEEIAGEEFDEIHDLFAEILVRGISYQLKQGLHKEYISCHDSLSTLKGKLDINGTINNLMRKQQKIDCEYDELSENNKFNQILKTTVQFLLKHPKVKSDRKASLKRLMLFFSNVEVIDILTINWTIMRFDRNCKTYQMLLYVCYFILDGMLMTTEKGTYKMRDFSDEHMCRLYEKFVLEYYRKHYPELKAKATQIDWNIDKEQSTSSILPIMRTDITLTFKERTLIIDTKYYSKSMQCQFDKRTIHSNNLYQIHSYVMNYDVNHTGNVDGMLLYAKTEEDITPDGQTTFRDGNVIYYRTLDLNQDFENIKKQLDGFLEHTL; encoded by the coding sequence ATGACAATAGACAAAGGTATATTCATTCGCAATATCTACTATATGTTGACTTATGCTTTTCAAGAGCTTAAGCAGAACAACTATGAAGAGATAGCAGGTGAAGAATTTGACGAGATTCATGATTTATTTGCTGAAATTCTTGTTCGTGGCATTTCGTATCAACTTAAGCAGGGATTACATAAAGAATATATTTCCTGTCATGATTCATTATCCACATTAAAGGGTAAGCTTGATATAAATGGTACTATCAATAATTTGATGCGAAAACAACAGAAAATAGATTGTGAGTATGATGAATTATCAGAGAATAACAAATTTAATCAGATATTAAAGACGACTGTTCAATTTTTGCTGAAACATCCGAAAGTCAAATCGGACAGGAAAGCTTCGTTGAAGCGTCTTATGCTTTTCTTTAGCAATGTGGAAGTTATTGATATTCTGACGATAAACTGGACTATTATGCGCTTTGATAGAAATTGCAAGACTTATCAGATGCTTCTATATGTTTGTTATTTCATTCTCGACGGGATGTTAATGACTACGGAAAAGGGTACGTATAAAATGAGGGATTTCTCCGATGAACATATGTGCAGGCTTTACGAGAAGTTTGTTTTGGAGTATTACCGAAAGCATTATCCGGAATTAAAAGCAAAGGCTACGCAAATAGACTGGAATATTGATAAAGAGCAGTCTACTTCCAGTATTCTTCCTATAATGCGGACGGATATAACGCTGACATTTAAAGAGAGAACATTGATTATTGATACCAAATATTACAGTAAATCAATGCAATGCCAATTTGACAAGAGAACTATTCATTCTAATAATCTATATCAAATTCATTCTTATGTAATGAATTATGATGTTAATCATACTGGGAACGTGGATGGAATGTTGCTGTATGCCAAGACAGAAGAAGATATAACACCTGATGGACAGACGACATTTAGGGATGGGAATGTCATATATTACCGGACACTTGATTTGAATCAGGATTTTGAGAATATCAAGAAACAATTGGATGGATTTCTAGAGCATACTCTATAA
- a CDS encoding secondary thiamine-phosphate synthase enzyme YjbQ, with translation MWKQVEFELQSRRRGFHLITGEVLRNLPSLPKVGLLHLFIKHTSAGLSINENADPDVRVDMESIFNHLIKEREPYYQHTLEGDDDMPAHAKSSIIGTTVTVPITNGKLNLGTWQGIYLCEFQDYGGNRRVVATISGE, from the coding sequence ATGTGGAAACAAGTAGAATTTGAATTACAGTCACGCAGGCGCGGATTTCATCTTATAACCGGAGAAGTACTGCGTAATTTGCCATCATTACCCAAAGTAGGATTACTACATTTGTTTATCAAACATACTTCTGCCGGGTTAAGCATTAATGAAAATGCTGATCCTGATGTTCGGGTTGATATGGAAAGTATCTTCAACCACTTGATAAAAGAACGTGAGCCGTATTATCAGCACACTTTAGAGGGAGATGACGACATGCCGGCCCATGCAAAAAGCTCCATTATAGGAACAACCGTCACAGTACCCATTACAAATGGAAAGCTAAATCTCGGAACTTGGCAAGGCATCTATCTCTGTGAATTCCAGGATTATGGTGGTAATCGGAGAGTCGTGGCAACTATCAGTGGAGAATAA
- a CDS encoding Fic family protein, translating to MDIDFESYIRGSEPDKKKKASAWKTAIGLQAVDGLQTSDYLKNTAVKHIEGDINIDEVKKLINSYYQSKTARTPEDEETEEADKVSANIARILNEQSFAFSVAGFTSIHRRLFEGIFKFAGKIRDYDITKKEWVLRGDTVLYVNSEDLRRALEYDLEQEKNFSYKGLSMDDVVAHIAKFVSGIWQIHPFGEGNTRTTAVFTIKYLRSIGFDVNNDLFADKSWFFRNALVRANYRNVRKGVEPDMSFLILFFRNLMMGENHELKNRYMIINAPQQSTEQADRTSTEQVPNKLTEQLTAPLLSIVKAIGIEQCSLKMIMERIELKHRPTFIANYLTPAIQNGFVTPLYPNNPKHPRQKYLLTVKGLAIFNSTK from the coding sequence ATGGACATAGATTTTGAATCATACATCCGAGGTAGTGAACCTGACAAAAAGAAAAAGGCTTCAGCTTGGAAAACTGCTATTGGGCTTCAAGCTGTAGACGGCTTGCAAACCTCCGACTATCTGAAAAATACAGCGGTCAAGCATATTGAAGGCGATATTAATATTGATGAAGTAAAGAAACTCATCAACAGCTATTACCAGTCGAAAACGGCACGAACTCCCGAAGATGAAGAGACAGAAGAAGCGGATAAAGTGTCTGCCAATATTGCCAGAATCTTAAATGAACAGTCCTTTGCATTTTCAGTGGCAGGCTTTACATCCATTCACCGCAGACTCTTTGAAGGTATCTTTAAGTTTGCTGGTAAAATTCGTGACTATGATATAACGAAGAAAGAATGGGTACTTCGTGGCGACACGGTGCTTTATGTCAACTCCGAGGATTTACGCAGAGCGTTAGAATACGACTTAGAACAGGAAAAAAACTTCTCATACAAAGGCTTATCTATGGATGATGTAGTGGCACATATTGCCAAGTTCGTATCAGGCATTTGGCAGATTCATCCATTCGGTGAGGGCAACACCCGTACTACGGCAGTCTTTACTATAAAGTATTTACGCAGCATTGGCTTTGACGTGAACAATGATTTGTTTGCCGACAAATCTTGGTTCTTTCGCAATGCATTGGTTCGTGCGAATTATAGAAATGTGCGAAAAGGGGTTGAACCGGATATGAGTTTTTTGATTTTGTTTTTCAGAAATCTGATGATGGGAGAAAATCATGAGTTAAAGAATAGATATATGATTATCAATGCCCCACAACAATCAACCGAACAAGCCGACCGTACAAGTACCGAACAAGTACCGAACAAGCTAACCGAACAACTCACCGCCCCACTTTTATCAATCGTAAAAGCTATTGGGATAGAACAATGTTCATTGAAAATGATAATGGAGAGAATAGAGTTAAAGCATCGCCCCACTTTTATTGCCAACTATTTGACACCAGCTATTCAAAATGGCTTTGTTACTCCTCTCTACCCTAATAATCCCAAACATCCTCGACAAAAGTATCTTTTGACGGTAAAGGGGTTGGCTATTTTCAATTCAACAAAATGA
- a CDS encoding TrmH family RNA methyltransferase: protein MPIIEISSLSHPGVEVFSTLTEIQLRNRIEPDKGIFIVESPKVIKRALDIGYEPLAILCEQKHITGDAADIIERCSDLPVYTGSRELLAELTGYVLTRGVLCAMRRPTLRSMEEVCREARRIVVIDSVVDATNIGAIFRSAAALGIDAVLLTRNSCEPLNRRAVRVSMGSVFFVPWTWMDSSLSELKNLGFRTAAMALTDNSISIDNPILATEPKLAIVMGNEGDGLPRETIAEADYVVRIPMSHGIDSLNVAAAAAVAFWQLRAPQS from the coding sequence ATGCCTATTATCGAAATATCATCTTTATCTCATCCCGGAGTTGAAGTATTCAGTACTCTTACTGAAATACAGTTGCGTAATCGCATCGAACCTGATAAGGGTATTTTTATCGTAGAAAGTCCAAAGGTTATCAAGAGGGCTTTGGATATCGGCTATGAACCTTTGGCTATTTTGTGTGAACAGAAACATATTACCGGCGACGCCGCTGATATTATTGAACGTTGTAGTGATCTGCCTGTCTATACAGGTAGCAGAGAATTGCTTGCCGAGCTAACCGGCTATGTTCTGACACGTGGTGTGCTTTGTGCTATGCGTCGTCCTACGCTACGTAGTATGGAAGAAGTATGTCGGGAAGCCCGGCGTATTGTTGTAATCGACAGTGTTGTTGATGCAACCAATATCGGTGCGATTTTCCGTTCGGCTGCCGCCCTGGGAATTGATGCCGTATTACTGACACGTAATTCTTGTGAACCGTTGAACCGTCGTGCGGTCAGAGTATCTATGGGAAGTGTTTTCTTTGTGCCATGGACTTGGATGGATTCCTCTCTCTCTGAACTGAAAAATTTGGGCTTTCGCACGGCTGCTATGGCACTCACGGACAATTCTATTTCTATTGATAATCCTATCCTGGCTACTGAACCTAAATTGGCTATCGTGATGGGCAATGAGGGGGACGGACTTCCCCGTGAAACGATTGCCGAGGCTGACTATGTAGTCCGCATCCCTATGTCTCACGGTATTGATTCGCTCAATGTAGCTGCTGCGGCTGCTGTGGCCTTTTGGCAACTTCGTGCTCCACAATCTTGA
- a CDS encoding AAA family ATPase, producing MEHKIWLYAPGENASKWDVCLSQNIMCIGWDDMGNLLEYSSKKEMAAKLQDIYGKPGSSFKNDSLALWEFAYEMQVGDIVIVKKGQNQIIGRGIVESDYAFDDSFPDFKNVRKMQWTNVGEWETVGKNVQKTLTDITKQPDYVKSLEKLFEDKSQKQYWWLVASPKIWSFSKAPVGEIQDYTLYNDSGNQRRVFQNFIDAKEGDIVIGYEATPVKQVVAIAEIAKSADGQKIYFKKTESLLNPVDYSVIKDIPELSGMEFLKNKNGSFFKLTKDEYNILMKLIRGGNPMHNPQYSETNFLDNVFIKSEEYNKLRSLLLAKKNVILQGAPGVGKTYSAKRLAYSIIGEEDRTKIEFIQFHQNYSYEDFVMGYKPKEDGGFELRRGVFYNFCQKAQSDPDKKYFFIIDEINRGNMSKIFGELLMLIENDYRGEKHQIRLAYNDEYFSVPKNLYIIGMMNTADRSLAMIDYALRRRFSFFDMVPGFDSDGFKKYQENLDCDAFNRVIDAIKALNVEIAKDDSLGKGFCIGHSYFCNQESIDNMWLGNVIEYDIAPMLREYWFDNDKKFKEETDKLLSLIK from the coding sequence ATGGAACATAAGATTTGGTTATACGCTCCGGGAGAAAATGCATCTAAGTGGGATGTGTGTTTATCTCAAAACATAATGTGTATTGGTTGGGATGATATGGGTAACCTTTTGGAATACTCTTCTAAGAAAGAAATGGCAGCTAAATTGCAGGATATATATGGCAAACCGGGATCTTCGTTTAAAAATGATAGTTTGGCATTATGGGAGTTTGCTTATGAGATGCAAGTGGGTGATATTGTTATAGTCAAAAAGGGACAGAATCAAATAATAGGGCGTGGTATTGTGGAAAGTGACTATGCTTTTGATGATTCTTTTCCTGATTTTAAGAATGTTCGTAAAATGCAATGGACGAATGTCGGAGAATGGGAGACAGTAGGTAAGAATGTCCAAAAGACTTTGACCGATATAACCAAGCAGCCGGATTATGTGAAATCTTTGGAGAAGCTGTTTGAGGATAAATCGCAAAAGCAATATTGGTGGCTTGTGGCTAGTCCTAAAATATGGAGCTTTTCGAAAGCTCCGGTTGGGGAAATACAAGACTATACTCTTTATAATGATAGTGGAAACCAACGAAGGGTATTCCAAAATTTTATTGATGCAAAAGAAGGAGACATCGTTATTGGCTATGAAGCTACTCCTGTTAAACAGGTGGTAGCTATTGCAGAAATAGCCAAATCTGCCGATGGACAAAAAATATATTTCAAAAAGACTGAAAGCTTATTGAATCCTGTTGATTATTCAGTTATAAAGGATATACCGGAATTAAGTGGTATGGAATTCCTGAAGAATAAGAACGGCTCGTTTTTCAAACTGACAAAAGACGAGTATAACATCTTGATGAAATTAATACGTGGCGGAAATCCTATGCATAATCCTCAATATTCCGAAACAAATTTTTTGGATAATGTATTTATAAAATCAGAAGAGTATAACAAATTGAGAAGCCTGTTGTTGGCAAAGAAAAATGTCATATTACAAGGCGCTCCGGGTGTTGGTAAAACGTATTCGGCAAAACGCTTAGCTTATTCTATTATAGGAGAAGAAGATAGAACTAAAATAGAGTTCATTCAATTTCATCAGAATTATTCCTACGAGGATTTTGTGATGGGGTATAAGCCAAAAGAAGATGGTGGTTTTGAGCTTAGACGAGGGGTATTCTATAATTTCTGCCAGAAAGCCCAAAGTGATCCGGATAAGAAGTATTTCTTTATTATTGATGAAATTAATAGAGGAAATATGAGTAAGATTTTTGGTGAGTTACTGATGCTTATTGAAAACGATTATCGGGGCGAAAAACATCAAATCCGTCTTGCATATAATGATGAGTATTTTTCTGTCCCGAAGAATCTTTATATCATAGGTATGATGAATACGGCAGACCGTAGCCTAGCTATGATTGATTACGCTTTACGTCGTCGGTTCAGTTTCTTTGATATGGTGCCGGGATTTGATTCGGATGGTTTCAAAAAGTATCAGGAGAATCTTGATTGTGACGCCTTTAATAGGGTGATTGATGCCATCAAAGCTCTGAATGTTGAGATTGCTAAAGATGATTCACTCGGAAAAGGCTTTTGTATCGGTCATAGTTATTTCTGTAATCAGGAATCTATTGATAATATGTGGCTTGGAAATGTGATTGAATATGATATTGCCCCTATGTTACGCGAATATTGGTTTGACAATGATAAGAAATTCAAAGAAGAAACAGACAAATTATTGAGCTTGATAAAATGA
- a CDS encoding TOTE conflict system archaeo-eukaryotic primase domain-containing protein — MDKLPTYQELFAINRQLVAENEQLRKENAKLGELVKSIVEVGEETKSVETNSDSKDTKPVFQEKKLIVTSCLSLEEKVTLFSSLFKGREDVFAKRWYSKASGKSGYQPVCLNEWNRQFCNKKKYKCTQCPNRHFKNLEYEDIYKHLEGKDTDGCDVMGIYVVLNGNQCNFLCVDFDDKQCAHGYKNDVLVFVDVCKSWDIPCSIERSRSGNGAHVWIFFKEPLAAIKARKLGNAILTEAMNRDGRVSLKSYDRVFPSQDYLPEGGLGNLVALPLQGKARKNGNSVFVDETFTPFEEQWAYLLNVEKVSEPFIDEVLALHGLSSELGELSTTSESKPWEAPVAQKITNEDFPKEVVCVKSDMLYVSLVGLSGKVLNHIKRIASFKNPEFYTKQGMRLSTYNIPRIISCADILEEYIALPRGCEDVVVELLMNNHVHYRMKDETNLGKPISVKFKGELREEQDTAIASLMAHNTGVLNGTTAFGKTVTAIGLISKRKVNTLILVHTKALLEQWKSRLEEFLDIDYVEEHTSHKRGRKIAFSPFGTLDSNGNRLRGMVDIVLVQSCFDDKEVRPFVRDYGMVIVDECHHVSAVNFEHVLKRCNARYVYGLTATPIRKDGHQPIIFMQCGPIRYSADAKMQMASQTFERLLIPRFTSYRELADDKTMYIQILQRMVDDDYRNRLIAADVCKVLDEGRSPIVLTSLTSHVVILSAMLADCCKNVITLIGSESVKEKRLKMEHLQNVPKEETLVIIATGKYVGEGFDCPRLDTLFLALPISWKGIVAQYAGRLHRNYPGKELVQVYDYIDIHVPMCDVMYKRRLKGYASVGYKIQQNDSKDLFGIGQGVIFNGKNYQNLFFC; from the coding sequence ATGGATAAATTGCCTACATATCAAGAATTATTTGCGATTAATAGACAATTGGTGGCTGAAAACGAACAGCTTCGTAAAGAGAATGCGAAATTGGGTGAGTTGGTTAAAAGCATTGTAGAGGTTGGTGAAGAAACGAAAAGCGTAGAGACAAATTCCGATTCAAAAGACACTAAACCTGTATTTCAGGAAAAGAAATTAATTGTAACATCTTGCTTGTCTTTGGAAGAAAAAGTCACTTTATTCAGCAGCTTATTCAAGGGGCGGGAAGATGTGTTTGCAAAGAGATGGTATAGTAAGGCAAGTGGAAAATCGGGATATCAGCCAGTATGTTTGAATGAGTGGAATCGTCAATTCTGTAATAAGAAGAAATATAAGTGTACACAGTGTCCGAACCGGCATTTTAAGAATTTGGAGTATGAAGATATTTATAAGCATCTTGAAGGAAAGGATACAGACGGGTGCGATGTAATGGGTATCTATGTTGTTCTGAATGGCAATCAATGCAATTTCTTGTGTGTAGACTTTGATGACAAACAGTGCGCTCATGGCTATAAGAATGATGTCTTGGTATTTGTCGATGTTTGTAAAAGTTGGGATATACCTTGTTCTATAGAACGTTCTCGTTCTGGGAATGGTGCCCATGTGTGGATTTTCTTTAAAGAACCATTGGCGGCTATTAAGGCGCGCAAATTAGGTAATGCAATATTAACAGAGGCGATGAATCGAGATGGTAGGGTTTCTTTGAAATCCTATGATAGAGTTTTTCCCAGTCAGGATTATCTTCCGGAAGGTGGTTTAGGTAATTTAGTCGCTCTGCCACTTCAAGGGAAAGCCAGAAAGAATGGAAATAGTGTATTCGTAGATGAGACTTTTACTCCGTTTGAAGAGCAATGGGCGTATTTATTGAATGTGGAGAAAGTTTCGGAGCCTTTTATTGATGAGGTGTTGGCTCTTCATGGCTTGTCTTCAGAGTTGGGCGAATTGTCAACAACGAGTGAATCCAAACCTTGGGAAGCACCCGTAGCACAAAAGATAACAAATGAGGATTTCCCGAAAGAAGTAGTTTGTGTAAAATCGGATATGCTATATGTGTCTCTGGTAGGACTTTCGGGAAAGGTGCTCAATCACATTAAACGTATTGCTTCTTTCAAGAATCCGGAGTTTTATACCAAACAGGGGATGAGATTGTCTACCTATAATATTCCCCGTATCATTTCATGTGCTGATATTTTAGAGGAATATATAGCATTGCCTCGTGGATGCGAGGATGTCGTAGTGGAATTATTAATGAATAACCATGTCCATTATCGCATGAAAGATGAGACGAATCTAGGGAAACCTATCTCGGTAAAGTTTAAAGGAGAACTACGTGAAGAACAAGATACTGCTATAGCCAGTTTGATGGCTCATAATACAGGTGTGTTAAATGGAACGACAGCATTTGGAAAAACCGTGACTGCTATAGGTCTGATCTCCAAGCGTAAAGTAAATACATTGATTCTTGTGCATACGAAGGCGTTGCTTGAACAATGGAAATCTCGCTTGGAGGAGTTTCTGGATATTGATTATGTCGAGGAACATACTTCTCATAAGCGTGGACGTAAGATTGCGTTTTCTCCTTTTGGTACACTCGATTCAAATGGAAACAGGCTTCGTGGGATGGTTGATATAGTATTGGTACAATCATGTTTTGACGATAAGGAGGTAAGGCCATTTGTAAGAGATTATGGGATGGTGATAGTAGACGAGTGTCATCATGTCTCGGCTGTGAATTTTGAGCATGTTTTGAAGCGTTGTAATGCTCGTTATGTGTATGGATTAACGGCAACTCCCATCCGTAAAGATGGTCATCAACCGATCATCTTTATGCAATGCGGTCCCATTCGATACTCTGCCGATGCTAAAATGCAGATGGCTTCACAAACATTTGAGCGTCTGCTTATTCCACGTTTTACTTCTTATCGTGAATTGGCGGACGACAAAACGATGTACATACAAATACTACAAAGGATGGTCGATGACGATTATCGAAACCGGCTTATAGCAGCTGATGTGTGTAAAGTATTGGATGAAGGGAGGTCGCCAATTGTTTTGACCAGTCTTACTTCGCATGTAGTGATATTGTCGGCTATGCTTGCTGACTGTTGCAAGAATGTTATTACGCTTATAGGCTCTGAATCGGTGAAAGAGAAACGGTTGAAGATGGAACACCTGCAAAACGTACCTAAAGAAGAGACACTCGTGATTATAGCCACAGGGAAATATGTCGGTGAGGGATTTGACTGTCCGCGTCTTGATACCTTATTTCTTGCATTACCTATTTCGTGGAAAGGGATAGTAGCACAATATGCCGGTCGCTTGCATCGTAACTATCCGGGAAAGGAACTCGTTCAGGTTTATGATTATATTGATATCCATGTTCCTATGTGCGATGTGATGTACAAACGTCGGTTGAAAGGCTATGCGTCTGTTGGGTATAAGATTCAACAGAATGATTCGAAAGATCTTTTTGGTATCGGTCAAGGCGTTATTTTTAATGGAAAGAATTATCAGAATCTGTTTTTTTGCTGA
- a CDS encoding alcohol dehydrogenase: MLTYTYVEHGKFKLREKPKPKIIDSRDAIVRVTLGSICTSDLHIKHGSVPRAVPGTTVGHEMVGVVEEIGADVTSVKPGDRVTVNVETFCGECFFCKRGYVNNCTDPNGGWALGCRIDGGQAEYVRVPYADQGLNRIPDTVSDEQALFVGDVLATGFWATRISEITKDDTVLIIGAGPTGICTLLCVMLKKPRRIIICEKSPERIRFVREHYPDVLVVEPENCKDFVIQNSEHGGADVVLEVAGSEDTFRLAWECARPNAIVTIVALYDEPQLLPLPDMYGKNLIFKTGGVDGCDCAEILNLIAEGKIDTTPLITHRFPLHEIEEAYRVFENRLDGVIKVAIYK; this comes from the coding sequence ATGCTTACATACACATACGTTGAACACGGAAAATTTAAATTACGAGAGAAGCCGAAACCGAAAATAATAGATTCACGGGATGCAATCGTGCGAGTGACTCTTGGCAGTATTTGTACTAGTGACCTTCATATCAAACACGGAAGTGTGCCGCGTGCTGTACCCGGAACGACAGTCGGGCATGAGATGGTGGGTGTCGTAGAAGAGATAGGGGCTGATGTCACCTCAGTCAAGCCCGGAGATAGGGTAACTGTGAATGTCGAAACTTTCTGTGGAGAGTGTTTCTTTTGTAAACGGGGTTATGTCAACAACTGTACCGACCCAAATGGCGGTTGGGCTTTGGGTTGCCGCATTGACGGTGGGCAGGCAGAATATGTCAGGGTTCCTTATGCTGACCAGGGACTGAACCGTATCCCTGATACAGTCAGTGATGAACAGGCTTTGTTTGTGGGTGATGTGCTTGCGACAGGTTTTTGGGCAACCCGTATCTCGGAGATTACCAAGGATGATACTGTTCTTATTATCGGTGCCGGGCCTACCGGAATCTGTACTTTACTGTGTGTGATGTTGAAGAAACCGCGGCGTATCATAATCTGCGAAAAGTCTCCTGAAAGAATCCGGTTTGTGCGTGAACATTATCCTGATGTATTGGTAGTGGAACCTGAAAACTGCAAGGATTTTGTGATTCAAAACAGTGAACATGGTGGTGCTGATGTTGTATTAGAGGTGGCTGGCAGTGAAGATACTTTCCGCTTGGCGTGGGAGTGTGCCCGTCCTAATGCTATTGTCACCATCGTAGCCCTTTACGATGAACCACAACTTCTCCCTTTACCTGATATGTATGGCAAGAATTTGATTTTTAAAACAGGCGGAGTCGATGGTTGTGACTGTGCGGAGATTCTAAATCTGATTGCAGAAGGCAAGATAGATACTACTCCTCTTATTACGCACAGATTCCCACTCCATGAAATAGAGGAAGCCTATCGTGTCTTTGAGAACAGACTGGATGGCGTCATTAAGGTAGCTATTTATAAATGA
- a CDS encoding type IV toxin-antitoxin system AbiEi family antitoxin domain-containing protein, protein MQKKVKILRKRKKRAVVHTISFSKVPVKVIWSAFNEACTLKMEQLADTMIDLDVVVLDGILCLFSAWNIHGLTTSLPQAYHVVIKRGRKIRLPEYPLIELHFITEALLELGVEVQVVSGYEIKVYNKERSVCDAIKFS, encoded by the coding sequence ATGCAGAAGAAAGTAAAAATACTTCGGAAGCGAAAGAAAAGAGCCGTAGTGCATACTATAAGCTTCTCGAAAGTACCCGTGAAGGTAATATGGTCTGCATTCAACGAGGCGTGTACGCTAAAAATGGAACAGTTGGCTGATACCATGATAGACCTTGATGTCGTGGTGCTTGATGGTATCCTATGCTTGTTTTCTGCATGGAATATCCATGGACTTACCACCTCTTTGCCTCAGGCATATCATGTGGTCATCAAAAGAGGACGGAAAATACGGTTGCCCGAATACCCGTTAATAGAACTACATTTCATCACTGAGGCACTATTGGAACTTGGTGTTGAAGTGCAAGTAGTAAGTGGCTATGAGATTAAAGTCTATAATAAAGAACGCTCTGTTTGTGATGCTATTAAATTCTCCTGA
- a CDS encoding DUF6155 family protein has translation MSKAQLKKHLFALNKEQIIEVMLELYDARKEAKEYLEFYLNPNEDEKLEEYKRIIRDEFFPRRGEPKCRFNICRKAISDFKKLKPHPACLADLMLYYIETGCEMTSMYGDMWEQYYTTLETNFAKAMELIAQLGYTKQFSKRIERMLKSVEDCGWGFPDTLYDIYYEYKVD, from the coding sequence ATGTCAAAAGCTCAACTCAAAAAACACCTTTTCGCTCTGAATAAGGAGCAGATTATCGAAGTGATGCTAGAACTTTACGATGCTCGTAAGGAAGCAAAGGAATATCTGGAGTTTTACCTCAACCCAAATGAGGATGAGAAATTGGAAGAATACAAAAGAATCATCCGTGACGAGTTCTTTCCAAGACGCGGAGAGCCTAAATGCCGTTTCAATATTTGCCGCAAGGCGATATCCGATTTCAAGAAACTAAAGCCACATCCGGCTTGCCTGGCAGATCTAATGCTATATTACATCGAAACTGGATGTGAAATGACCAGTATGTACGGCGATATGTGGGAGCAATATTATACCACGTTAGAAACGAACTTCGCCAAGGCAATGGAGCTAATCGCTCAATTAGGATACACAAAGCAATTTAGTAAGCGGATTGAAAGGATGCTGAAATCAGTAGAGGATTGCGGATGGGGATTTCCTGATACCTTGTATGATATATACTATGAGTATAAAGTAGATTAG